The DNA region AAAAACTCAGGCGGGATGCCTGACACGTCATTCGTGGAATAATATATCTTACGAAAGCATGAAACTTCTATAGTTTTGTTTTACCGAATCTTATTCTAGTCTAGTATCCTTGTcaaaagagagatttttcagagtGCCAGAAATACGGCTTGTAACACAATTGGCtgtaaactttaaaaaaaaaaaatttaaactaatagtattactgtattatgacacttgataTATCAGGTCGTATTCCCGGTATTGAAAAATTTTTCCTACCAAAATTTATATCGATTTTGACGGAGAAGGATCCGactgttcatcatacatcgtagggtcagaaatcatttcaaattttaaaatttaaaattaaatataaatagtacctaacgaaaactgactgcaCAATATATAATGAACGATCACAATCTCGAGAATCTTAGGATTCCAAAAAAAAGATCCGACGAGGATACTTTTACGACTTTGACGAAGCACAGGAGTCTCTCTTTTTCAGTGAGCATCCTTTTGGAGTGGACCAAGAATCCAAGAAAACAAAGGAATGCTGCAATATAAAGCAACATCATGAAACACACTTCCATTATTTCTCAAGGGCTTCTTTTAGGCTCTTTTTTGATGTCTTGATAGTCCCCATTCGTCACGAAGAAAATAATTATTGCTCATCATAAAGATGGTTAAAAAAACTTCATTCAAGTGGTCCATATCTTACTTGACTTGGAAAGGTGAGAGGGTAGGAAATGTACAACACGTGGAAAGGTATTTTATatttggggtgtgctatccacacacctctttttacttctctcacatcccttgttaatttctgtcatttgatcttcttcaattcatccaatccaacggctagaaattaaacatttgtgagagaagtaaaaattggtgtgtggatatcacatcccttatATCTTTAGTTAGAGCAATTTTCCGTTGCAAAATGAGTTGAGTGATGGTAGCTGCCCCTAGTGGGCATATGATGCCTCCATCCATGGGCCCAGGAGTCCGTTACATCATGGTCTGATGGCTCGGCCCTACAAAAATACCGCCAGATTAAAAGCAAGTTGGTTGAGATGGTTTGTATATGATGCCACGATGGAATGTATTTTGAATTGTTGTccgaaaacaaaaaagaaaatcacatTAATACAGgtagatgaagatgatgatactcACGAACACTTCATCAATTGGGCAAGTAAGTTTTGGTAGCTTAAATCACATTTTGGTATGTGGTAGGCACCTGTTTCTAAGGTGGGTGGATTTGTTTTTCACATGCTTTTTCTGGTGCTCAGTTCCCATCTGTCACCATacaagaaatttttagttgtgacgaaAACACAAATGGTataccacgtgttttaataggaatggtgggaaattttattttttaaattattaactttttagcacacatatcccactatttATTTAGTAACACGTGGTGTATCACTTCGTGTActgatcacactgaaaaatctcttgtcACCATACAATCATTTTCAGGCCTCAATAATTTGGTTAAAGGAGAGGCGGCGCAGAAGAACTTGTACATTTGCAGAATGCATTCATTGGGCCCCATATGTTGCCGACAGTTTTGCCTTGAGAAAACCAGAGCCCATTATTGGCCCAACAAATTTTTCAGTTGCCTGAGATGGGCTATTATATGGGCCTTTTTGGGCCAAATTTTTATATGTGGATCCCAATTTCTGGAGTTAGGATATACCTACATCCTCGGGATGGTACAGTGGCGTTATGAACCAATAATACGATGTCATGTGTTTTAAGTTACTCACATGACATCACGTTATTGGTTTGAAACACTACCACCTTCCCATCCCAGTTTCATGTAAGTCCTTCATTTTGTATGCCAAAGAGAGGGTTAAAGGAACatcaacaagaaaagaaattgagATTGGAATATGAAGCAAAAGAATAAACAAATTTGTTGTTCCCGGAAGGGCCATAAACACAACGAAAGCGGTCAACCAGCTCACAAACAGCTCACAAAAAAACTGAACCAACAATGTTAAAAGAGATCAAACCGGATCACAAAATTTTCAAGAGTCTAACCCCGAACTGTTTTGAATTGCACGATCTAAAGCTCGGTGTCACATAAACGAATCATCAGTCCTGAAACCATTCTTCGAGCAAAAGGAATGTAACTCAGGCTGTACCTGAAACAGTTCAGCCGTATATAAGTTGTCTGGGTGAGCCATTAGTATCCATATTATGTTTATAAACTAAGATGTTACAAGGTAGACAAGCTGGAAGTTTTTTCCAGATGGGTGACATGGCACAAAGTGCAAATAATATTCGGCTACTTTGACATTGAATTCGGAAAAAGCACAGGGTGCATACCCTTTTGCATTTTTTCACCGAAGTGGAAAATAAAATATGGTAAAATAGGCGAACATGAAAGGGGAACTTACCAAATAAGGGCGCAAATCTCACATATGATTGCAATTATTGTTAAAATCTTGCTACGGATCTGCAAGATGACGAGGTAAATGTCAAGATTTCAATTCAGTCCAATAGATCAATGTATTCGGAAAGATCCAATAATCATGTACTGTGATGATAAATTGACATGTGTAGTGGGCACGAGCCAGTAAGCGGGAGGCTGTGAAGACAAGAAGTTGAAAGAAAGGAAGAGTCAACCAACATAACCACCTTGCTAGCATCACTCAGAAACACAATATTTTAGTTTATACATATTGAAGGTGGATTGTTGGACAATTGTGGCCATTAGGGATGAAAAAGTGTCGAATCAGGAACCGCGTGGGCTCACATATATACAGTATAGAAGTTAGAACCATCTCCCTTTAATTACCACGACTTACTGAGAATCAGACCCCAAAAAATATCCGAAGTTGTAGCTTTCACTCAAATTTCTCCATAATATCATAGGATAAAGATTTCATACTAACCAAGAGAGCGCAAATGAGTGCTAGAACAACACATCCAAGGTAAATAGCTGTTGCAAACACTCGAACAGTATCAAACATCATTCTCAATTGTCGTGCAGGGCCAAACAGGAAAGCTGTGCTGCCAAACAAGAATACAGGTTAGCATCTGAACGACTGTGATGAATTTTAGTCAAACTCAGTCGGAGACACATgcacaagaaaaaaaaggtaattTAAACAAGCTTGAGGAATAACAGTAGAACTAATGCCATCACAAACCGATTCATATTGACCTACCTTCCAACTGCCAACAAATTGCCGAAGGTGAACAAAACGGCAAATTTGATGGGTTTGGCAAAGACAATCATCGACTGCCAAAGAAGCAAAAGTTGTAAGGAAATGAAGTAACAAAACATCGTAAGCAAAAGTTACTTTTCTCATAATTAAGTTGCAACTCCCCATACTTGGTTGCATTATTCTCCCAGTATTACAAAATGGAGATGGAAAGTTCCTCTCATGCATAACTAATCATACAAGAAACCGGCTTTAGCTGAACAAGAAGCAGAAACGAGTTTAAAATCGCCCGATTCGTGCCCATGAATAGAGCTTTCTTTCCTTATCAACAACATTCATGtcgaaaaagaaattaaattccaATATAGTGAGTGTACATACACAATTACATATTAACTCCACCCTGAAACTCcaacaatttcaccaaaacacAATGAATCATATGTCGAAAAAACCAATTTCCAATTTCTCTCCCACTATATATAATTCAGTACACCAACAATGCACATTCAAAACAAAATTCAGTAAATaataagaacaaaaattaaaaattaaatacataGAGCCTGGAGGGGTGAAGAATTCACATACCAGGAACATACAAAGCATCCCAGCCAAGAAACAAGCTGCAAACGCGTACATTCTCTGATCAACTCAAAAACCCACATACCCAAAAGCAATGTCaagctaaaaacaaagaaatataGCAAAAATCACactaaaaattgaaactttattTGCTATATAAATTGGAACCTGAGTAGCAGAGAGATTAAACAAGCCCTCAGATTCTTCATCCAGTAagctctctcctccctcttcaTTGTCTCCGAGGACAGATTGGTTCAGCTTCCCCCACATTTTCCCACAAATTAGCCGatatcccttctctctctctctctctctccctccctccctccctctctatccctctctctctcctcctcactCTGCAAGTTTCAACGGCTTCGAGGAGCTTTACAGCCTGCAGCACAAAATACTGAGAAAATTCGGggttttattaaaaaaacaaaagaagaaattaaagggAAATTGCTCAAAGGACCAACTTGATTTTTCACTTTGTGCATTTACACCACCAGAAGAAAAATTAAGGTCTCAAAATTAGACCTTcgtctaatttttattttgctaaatgagCACACGACTTGCATGTAAGCCCTTTTTAGAGGTCATTTTTTCTCTCATGCATTCCCAAGTGCAGTGACGTTTTTGTCAAAAAAGATTCTCCTATTCTTGTACATATAATATTACATACAAACCTATTCCCCGCACAagtttttcatcattttctatacaaaaattctaaaacaaataaacatatGATACACAATCGATAAACTTAACAGTTGTGTTACATTTTCTATAAACTCCTTAACAAGAATAAACTTATAAAACACGGGTCAGAGACTTGTGAATCGATGAAAATGGCCCTCAAAAATTACCCTCGTACAAGTCAGGCTCTCATATTTGACGAAACTGTGGATGATAAATGTCTGGGCGGTTGATTATAAAACTTTTCAGTTTGAAGGGTAAATTCACAAGAGTCAAGAAGTTTAGTACCTTTTTTGCAATTTCTCAAGAAAATATTCCTCTTTTCAACGGCCAGGTGGCAGGAGCAGTGTTACTTCTGCAACCGCCTTACTGTAAAATGGCCTCCCTCAAACGATGATAAAACGCTGTCGTTTGCGTATCACCGGTTCCTTCTcactctaaaaatttggggagagagagagagagagaggcccAAAGCCCTAGCTCCTCCGTTTGGCAGAGAAGATGTCGTCGACGCTGCTGGAGCAGACACGTGCAGCTCACGAGGAGGTGGAGCGGCTGGAGCGGCTGATAGTGAAGGACTTCATGAACGAGCCGCCGTCCAGCAAGGACCGCTTGTACCAGGGCCACCGCGTCCGCCAGCTGATCGACACCATCACCTCCACCACCGAAAAACTTGTACGTATTATTCCCTTCCGTTTCTTCACTTCCTACACTCTGTGGGATTGCGACTGTACGGAATGTGTGTGGATTCTTTGGAATTTAGGTTTTTTAATTGCGGAAACTCTAGGGCTAGGGTTTATGATTTTGACTGCGAATTGGGGggtttctgtgtgtgtgtgttttcagattgaGATCTATGAAGATAAAGATAATGCGAGGAAGGACGAGATTGCGGCTCTCGGAGGCCAGACTGCCACTGGCACCAACGTTTTCAGCGCATTTTATGATAGATTGAAGGAggtatttctttctttctcttcgtTTTGTCTGTCGATTTTGTTGTATGAAAAAGTTAATAGTTTTGATAGTAATGGTGTTTACTACTTTGGGGATTTTTGAAGTGGGAGCTTTATTCATTTAAGGTGAGGCTTGTGTCGAAATCTGTGTTTTGCGTGTACGAGTGTGCGCTTTGCGTTCTGATTTTCTAAAACGAGAAGTCCGAGTACTTGGTAGTTTATCGATGAGTATCAATTAGTAGGTGTGCCTTGGATTTTAAGTTTTTTGGTGTAATGTTTGCCATACGTGCAGATTCGTGAGTATCACCGAAAGCATCCAGTTGCTCGTGTTGTTGATGctaatgaggaagaagaagcactgCTTAAGGAGGAGCCTCAAATCGAGTTCAGTGGAGAGGtcactatctctctctctctttccctgtCTCTGTGTTTATTTCTCTGTATCTATCTCTATGTGTATGCATGCCTGTGTAAACTATGCTTGAAGTTACAAAGACGAGTGAACTTAGATTGATTCAgttattttgcttccacacaaGATGTGGAAATATTGATCCGTAAAATGCTActtctttgttgtttgtttgttcctGTTGACAGTAACTGTGTAGTTAGGCAAATAATACAGAAATGGGTATATCTGGTTATCATCTTTGTTTATTCAGGTTATTTAGTTGTTACATTTATACTTTCCTATCCTTTCATTAATTTGTTTAGTTCTGTTTTTAGGAAGCTTTTGGACGATACCTTGACTTGCATGAACTATACAACCAGTATATTAATTCCAAATTTGGAGAACCTATTGAGTACTCTGCTTACCTTGATACTATTTCACAACCACAAAAGATTCCTCGCAAGCTGAAGTCGTCAAGGTGAAGTGttatattattttcttccaCCGTTGCTTTTAATTCATGTACATGAAATTTGGGAATgactttgttttatttttttcaggCAGTACAGGGAATATATGGAAAATCTACTCGCATATCTGATATATTTTTTCCAGAGGACAGAGCCTTTGCAAGATCTTGACAGGATATTTTTGAAGGTTCATATCAATACTATCTTCTTTACTTGTATTAGTGTGATGCAACAGCATCAATTTAGTCTTGTTCTTATAGGAAAGTGAAtcagaaatatatatttatcatTCTTAATAGTTTCCAGTTATGAATTTTCTTAGGTTTGAATGTAATAATTCACTAGTACTCTAGTAAATTTGCACGAAATAATGATAAACATCGCAGTTGAGCATACCTTGTTATATTTTAATGATTTGAAGGCTTGAATTACAATTGACCGTAGTAGTAATTCATGTTATACATGGGTGTTAACAATGTTAACAATCTCTACgaatgtgtgtgtatgtatgaaGCCAATTTATCATTGTTACCTTTGTCTTTGTGAACTTAATGTTTTTAGTTGAATGGGCTTTTGT from Malus domestica chromosome 01, GDT2T_hap1 includes:
- the LOC103443799 gene encoding uncharacterized protein, which codes for MWGKLNQSVLGDNEEGGESLLDEESEGLFNLSATQRMYAFAACFLAGMLCMFLSMIVFAKPIKFAVLFTFGNLLAVGSTAFLFGPARQLRMMFDTVRVFATAIYLGCVVLALICALLIRSKILTIIAIICEICALIWYSLSYIPFARRMVSGLMIRLCDTEL